From one Populus alba chromosome 17, ASM523922v2, whole genome shotgun sequence genomic stretch:
- the LOC118058269 gene encoding xyloglucan O-acetyltransferase 4, with protein MKLPSCSCSAFKCGKKDRWLNMERPIPFLLIGLTTILSVFILYTLNPLKFVTEHDIDQKLLLIKPHKEEDKCDLFNGNWVPDFKGSMYTNSSCATIPTSKNCFRNGRRDKDFLNWRWKPERCDLPRFDATAYLDIVRGKTLAFIGDSVARNHIESLLCLLSQKEVPVDAYLDSEDRNRIWHFPVHNFTLKMLWTKFLVHGEERVINGSSSGIFDLYLDKVDENWARDLHSLDYVVISDAHWFFRQVYLHRGSNVVACVYCNEANVTDRGVAFALRMAFRAAFSQINHCNKCKSIVTLLRTFSPSHFEHGSWNTGGSCNRTSPYNDQKINFGANEWEIRSMQVEEIERAEKRGKKGKSFGVLDVTMAMLMRPDGHPGAFWGNQWMKGYNDCVHWCLPGPIDVWNDLLLAVLRRLD; from the exons ATGAAGCTGCCCTCTTGCTCTTGCTCTGCTTTCAAATGTGGCAAAAAGGACAGGTGGCTTAACATGGAGAGGCCTATTCCTTTCTTGTTAATAGGTTTAACGACAATTCTCAGCGTGTTCATTCTCTACACTCTAAACCCTTTGAAGTTCGTCACCGAACATGACATTGATCAAAAGCTCCTCTTGATCAAACCACACAAGG AAGAAGACAAGTGTGACTTGTTTAACGGCAACTGGGTACCTGATTTTAAAGGGTCGATGTACACAAATTCCAGTTGCGCAACAATTCCGACCTCAAAGAACTGTTTCAGAAATGGAAGGAGGGACAAAGATTTCCTTAATTGGAGATGGAAACCAGAAAGATGTGATCTTCCAAGGTTTGATGCCACAGCCTATTTAGACATCGTTCGAGGAAAGACACTGGCATTTATCGGTGACTCTGTTGCTAGGAACCATATCGAATCACTTCTATGTCTCTTGTCCCAG AAGGAAGTTCCTGTAGATGCATATTTGGATTCTGAAGATAGGAACCGGATTTGGCACTTTCCTGTCCATAACTTCACCCTTAAAATGCTCTGGACAAAATTCCTTGTGCATGGAGAGGAGAGAGTGATCAACGGTTCATCATCTGGCATTTTTGACTTGTATCTTGACAAAGTAGACGAAAACTGGGCCAGAGATCTGCATAGCCTAGATTATGTTGTCATCTCTGATGCACATTGGTTCTTCAGACAGGTATACTTACACAGAGGTTCTAATGTAGTTGCATGTGTTTACTGCAACGAAGCAAACGTCACCGACCGCGGCGTTGCATTTGCCCTCAGAATGGCATTCCGAGCTGCGTTTAGTCAAATTAATCACTGCAATAAATGCAAGAGCATAGTCACATTGTTAAGGACATTCTCTCCGTCCCATTTTGAGCACGGATCTTGGAACACTGGAGGAAGCTGCAATAGGACTAGTCCTTACAACGACCAGAAGATTAACTTTGGAGCTAACGAGTGGGAAATTAGGAGCATGCAGGTAGAAGAGATTGAGCGAGCAGAGAAGAGAGGGAAGAAAGGGAAGAGCTTTGGGGTTTTGGACGTCACCATGGCTATGTTGATGAGACCTGACGGGCACCCTGGAGCTTTCTGGGGTAATCAATGGATGAAGGGTTATAATGACTGTGTTCATTGGTGCCTGCCAGGTCCGATTGATGTGTGGAATGATCTCTTGCTGGCTGTTCTCAGGAGGCTGGATTAA
- the LOC118058268 gene encoding uncharacterized protein, translated as MSQGGYAIELYLDPALENQVLKAWNVLARRQISSQLIEIESRPHITLYSAPFIDPTKLESIIKTFASKQEPLPLSLSTIGCHNNLLFLAPTPTLSLLQFHSQLCDAMRREGIEISEEYRPENWIPYCAVAQDVPKARMAESLCVLRDLKLPVAGYAMDIGLVEFSPVRELFSFVLGNTVEG; from the coding sequence ATGTCACAGGGCGGTTATGCTATTGAACTGTACTTGGATCCAGCACTTGAAAACCAGGTGCTGAAGGCCTGGAACGTGCTAGCTCGACGCCAAATTAGCAGCCAATTAATTGAAATCGAGTCTCGCCCGCATATAACCTTGTATTCAGCTCCCTTCATTGATCCCACTAAGCTTGAATCAATCATCAAGACTTTCGCATCTAAGCAAGAACCATTACCCTTATCTCTCTCCACCATTGGTTGCCACAACAATCTCCTCTTCTTGGCCCCTACGCccactctttctcttcttcaattCCATTCTCAGTTATGTGATGCGATGAGGAGGGAGGGTATTGAGATTAGTGAAGAGTATCGCCCCGAAAATTGGATTCCTTATTGTGCAGTTGCTCAGGATGTCCCAAAGGCAAGAATGGCCGAGTCTTTATGTGTTTTGAGAGATTTGAAATTGCCTGTTGCTGGGTATGCAATGGATATTGGGTTAGTGGAGTTTTCGCCCGTTCGAGAGTTATTTTCGTTCGTTCTTGGTAACACAGTagaaggatga
- the LOC118058267 gene encoding alpha-mannosidase 2: protein MSFSSNIGSGGNTRRGNIWPNSSLLPTTSPTPTKSKHPSRKSRKGTALINFIFSNFFTIALSISLLFLLITILLFGFPNPLISSPFKSKPPPSFKVRNRKPPQKDHNRNKNNNSINEGGGGATVDITTKGLYDRIQFLDKDGGPWKQGWRVSYKGNEWDSEKLKVFVVPHSHNDPGWKLTVEEYYDRQTRHILDTIVHTLSKDSRRKFIWEEMSYLERWWRDATVEKRESFTNLVKAGQLEIVGGGWVMNDEANSHFFAIIEQITEGNMWLNDTIGVVPKNSWAIDPFGYSPTMAYLLRRMGFENMLIQRTHYELKKELALQKNLEYIWRQNWDAEESTDIFTHMMPFYSYDIPHTCGPEPAICCQFDFARMHGFNYELCPWGEHPVEINHENVQERALKLLDQYRKKSTLYRTNTLLVPLGDDFRYINIDEAEAQFRNYQMLFDYINSNPSLNAEATFGTLEDYFGTLREEVDRINYSLPGEVGSGQIGGFPSLSGDFFTYADRQQDYWSGYYVSRPFFKAVDRVLEQTLRASEIMMALLHGYCQRAQCEKWATGFAYKMTAARRNLALFQHHDGVTGTAKDHVVWDYGTRMHTSLQDLEIFMSKAIEVLLGIRHDKSDHNPSQFESEQVRSKYDVQPVHKAIGAREGTSQSVVFFNPLEQGREEIVMLIVDRPDVTILDSNWTCVTSQVSPELQHGKSKIFTGRHRVHWKASVPAMGLQTYYVANGFVGCEKAKPAKLKYFSTSNSFSCPAPYDCSKIGGGVAEIQNRHQTLTFDIKHGLLRKVTHKDGSINDVGEEIGMYSSYGSGAYLFKPNGDAQPIIEAGGHMVISEGLMVQEVYSYPKTTWEKTPISHSTRIYNGDNTVGELLIEKEYHVELLGQDFNDRELIVRYKTDLDNRRIFYSDLNGFQMSRRETYDKIPMQGNYYPMPSLAFMQGSNGKRFSVHSRQSLGVAGLKEGWLEIMLDRRLLRDDGRGLGQGVMDNRPMNVIFHILFESNISSTSNPVSNPLPLSPSLLSHCVGAHLNYPLHAFVAKNPQELSMLPPPRSFSPLAAPLPCDLHIVNFKVPRPSKYSQQLIGDSRFVLILQRRHWDTSYCQNCYSQCTSVANKPVNLFNMFKELEVLNVKATSLNLLHEDIEMLGYMEQVGDVGQEGHVFISPMEIQAYKLVLRPHQ, encoded by the exons ATGTCTTTCTCCTCCAACATTGGAAGCGGTGGCAACACTCGCCGTGGCAACATCTGGCCCAACTCGTCTCTTCTACCCACCACCTCTCCCACCCCGACCAAATCAAAACACCCATCGAGAAAGTCACGCAAAGGGACGGCTCTGATTAATTTCATATTCTCAAACTTCTTTACCATCGCTCTCTCCATCTCTCTCTTGTTCCTTCTAATAACAATCCTCCTCTTTGGTTTCCCAAATCCCCTCATCTCCTCTCCTTTTAAATCAAAGCCTCCTCCTTCTTTCAAGGTCCGGAATCGAAAGCCCCCTCAAAAAGACCATAACAGAAACAAGAACAATAACAGCATCAACGAAGGCGGTGGTGGGGCTACTGTGGATATAACCACAAAGGGTTTGTATGATAGAATCCAGTTCTTGGATAAGGATGGTGGGCCGTGGAAGCAAGGGTGGAGAGTGAGCTACAAAGGGAACGAATGGGATAGTGAGAAATTGAAGGTTTTTGTGGTGCCTCATTCACATAATGATCCAGGCTGGAAGCTTACTGTGGAGGAGTATTATGATAGGCAAACAAGGCATATACTTGATACAATCGTCCACACACTTTCCAAG GATTCTCGTCGGAAATTCATATGGGAAGAGATGTCTTATTTGGAGAGATGGTGGAGGGACGCAACTGTGGAGAAAAGAGAATCCTTTACCAATTTAGTCAAGGCAGGCCAGTTGGAAATTGTTGGAGGCGGTTGGGTAATGAATGATGAG GCtaattctcatttttttgcCATAATCGAGCAG ATTACAGAGGGGAATATGTGGCTGAATGACACCATTGGGGTTGTTCCTAAGAATTCATGGGCAATAGATCCATTTGGTTACTCTCCTACCATGGCCTATCTGCTCCGTCGTATGGGTTTTGAGAACATGCTTATTCAAAGGACCCACTATGAGCTGAAGAAGGAACTTGCTTTGCAAAAGAATTTAGAATACATTTGGCGTCAAAACTGGGATGCTGAGGAAAGCACTGATATTTTTACACACATGATGCCCTTCTATTCCTATGATATTCCTCATACTTGTGGACCAGAGCCTGCTATTTGTTGTCAATTTGATTTTGCTCGAATGCATGGCTTTAATTATGAATTGTGCCCTTGGGGTGAACATCCAGTGGAAATCAACCATGAAAATGTACAGGAGAGAGCCCTAAAGTTACTGGATCAATACAGGAAGAAATCAACTCTGTACCGGACTAATACTCTCCTTGTTCCTCTCGGTGATGATTTCCGCTACATCAATATTGATGAAGCAGAAGCTCAGTTTCGGAATTACCAAATGTTATTTGATTACATCAACTCTAATCCTAGTTTAAATGCAGAGGCAACATTTGGTACTTTGGAAGATTACTTTGGCACTCTTCGTGAAGAGGTTGATAGGATAAATTATTCTCTTCCTGGTGAGGTTGGCTCTGGTCAGATAGGGGGTTTTCCATCTCTATCAGGTGACTTCTTTACTTATGCTGATAGGCAACAGGACTATTGGAGTGGCTATTATGTTTCAAGGCCTTTCTTCAAGGCTGTTGATCGGGTACTGGAGCAAACACTTCGTGCTTCTGAAATAATGATGGCTTTGTTGCATGGTTATTGCCAGAGAGCACAATGTGAAAAATGGGCCACAGGATTTGCCTACAAGATGACTGCTGCAAGGAGGAATTTAGCTCTTTTCCAACATCATGATGGGGTAACTGGCACTGCTAAGGATCATGTAGTTTGGGACTATGGAACTCGAATGCATACTTCTTTACAGGACTTGGAAATTTTCATGTCCAAAGCTATTGAAGTACTTCTTGGCATTCGCCATGATAAATCTGACCATAACCCATCCCAGTTTGAGTCGGAACAGGTGAGATCTAAGTATGATGTTCAGCCAGTACATAAGGCAATCGGTGCTCGTGAAGGAACTTCACAAtctgttgtgttttttaatcCTTTGGAGCAAGGTAGAGAAGAAATTGTGATGCTTATTGTTGACAGACCAGATGTCACTATTCTGGATTCAAACTGGACTTGTGTCACAAGTCAAGTGTCCCCTGAATTGCAGCACGGTAAAAGCAAAATTTTTACTGGAAGGCATCGTGTCCACTGGAAAGCTTCTGTTCCTGCCATGGGGTTGCAAACATATTATGTTGCTAATGGTTTTGTGGGATGTGAAAAAGCAAAACCAGCAAAACTTAAATACTTCTCGACATCCAATTCTTTTTCTTGCCCTGCTCCATATGATTGCTCTAAAATTGGAGGTGGCGTGGCTGAAATTCAGAATCGACATCAAACTCTCACATTTGATATCAAGCATGGTCTGTTGCGGAAAGTAACTCATAAAGATGGTTCCATAAATGATGTGGGTGAAGAAATAGGAATGTACTCTAGTTATGGAAGTGGGGCCTACCTATTCAAACCCAATGGTGATGCTCAGCCTATCATTGAGGCTGGTGGGCACATGGTGATATCTGAGGGTCTAATGGTGCAGGAAGTGTACTCGTATCCTAAAACGACTTGGGAGAAAACCCCCATCTCCCATAGCACTCGAATTTACAATGGAGATAATACTGTAGGAGAATTGCTTATCGAGAAAGAATACCATGTTGAGCTTCTTGGCCAAGATTTTAATGACAGGGAATTGATAGTTAGATACAAGACAGATCTTGATAATAGAAGGATTTTCTATTCTGATTTAAATGGATTTCAGATGAGCAGGAGAGAAACTTATGATAAGATTCCCATGCAGGGGAATTACTACCCTATGCCCTCTCTAGCATTCATGCAAGGATCCAATGGTAAGAGGTTTTCTGTCCATTCTAGACAGTCACTGGGTGTGGCCGGCCTTAAAGAAGGATGGTTAGAGATTATGCTTGATCGTCGTTTGCTAAGAGATGATGGGCGTGGTCTTGGGCAAGGAGTGATGGATAATCGTCCAATGAATGTGATCTTTCACATCCTTTTTGAGTCTAACATTTCTTCCACTTCTAATCCTGTTTCCAATCCTCTTCCCCTGagcccttctcttctctctcactgTGTTGGTGCTCACTTGAATTATCCATTACATGCATTTGTTGCGAAGAACCCCCAGGAGTTATCTATGCTACCACCTCCTAGATCCTTCTCACCTTTAGCAGCTCCCTTGCCTTGTGACTTGCATATCGTGAATTTTAAAGTTCCCCGGCCATCAAAATATTCTCAGCAGCTGATCGGAGATTCTAGGTTTGTCCTGATATTACAGAGGAGACATTGGGATACTTCATACTGTCAAAATTGTTATTCTCAGTGCACCAGTGTGGCTAATAAACCTGTGAATCTTTTCAACATGTTCAAGGAGCTTGAGGTGTTGAATGTTAAGGCAACTTCTTTGAATCTTTTGCACGAAGACATAGAGATGCTTGGATATATGGAGCAGGTTGGGGATGTGGGTCAAGAGGGACACGTATTCATCTCTCCCATGGAAATACAAGCATACAAGTTGGTATTGCGGCCTCACCAGTGA
- the LOC118058266 gene encoding ABC transporter B family member 15 codes for MGTEENSKKSRDHVGSIRSIFMHADRVDWLLMVLGFIGSIGDGFSTPLVLFVTSKLMNNLGGTSSSPEAFTHAINKNALALCYLACGQWVVSFLEGYCWTRTGERQATRMRARYLKAVLRQDVGYFDLHVTSTSEVITSVSNDSLVIQDALSEKVPNFLMNVAMFFGCYIIGFVLLWRLAIVGLPFVVILVIPGLVYGRTLMGIARKTREEYNKSGTIAEQAISSIRTVFAFVGEAKTIAAYSAALEFSVKLGLRQGLAKGLAIGSNGVVFGIWSFMSYYGSRMVMYHGSAGGTVFAVGAAIAVGGLALGAGLSNVKYFSEASSAGERIVEMIKRVPKIDLENMEGETLENVTGEVEFRHVEFAYPSRPESMIFKDFCLRIPAGKTVALVGGSGSGKSTVIALLQRFYDPLGGEILVDGIAVDKLQLKWLRSQMGLVSQEPALFATTIKENILFGKEDATIDEVVEAAKASNAHNFISHLPQEYDTQVGERGVQMSGGQKQRIAIARAIIKAPRILLLDEATSALDSESERVVQEALDKAAVGRTTIIIAHRLSTIRNADVIAVVQDGQIMESGSHGELMENENGLYTSLVLLQQTEEEKTNEDASTDISPPSLVSNMDVNNASSRRLSIVSRSSSQNSVTPSRVSLTAGENALVEEQELPVPSFRRLLALNLPEWKQASIGCLGAIIFGGVQPLYAFTMGSMISIYFLADHSEIKEKIRIYSLCFLGLAFLSLIVNVLQHYNFAYMGEHLTKRIRERMLSKILTFEVGWFDQDKNSSGAICSRLATDAHVVRSLVGDRMALLVQTISAVTIACTMGLIIAWRLAVVMIAVQPIIIVCFYVRRVLLTSMSQKAIKAQDESTKLAADAVSNLRTITAFSSQDRILKMLGKAQEGPRKENIRQSWYAGIGLGTSQSLMSCTWALDFWYGGRLISQGYITAKALFETFMILVSTGRVIADAGSMTTDLAKGSNSIRSVFAVLDRYTRIEPEDPEGYQPAEIKGHLELCDVDFAYPARPDVMIFKGFSISIEAGKSTALVGQSGSGKSTIIGLIERFYDPLRGTVKIDGRDIRSYHLRSLRKYIALVSQEPTLFAGTVKENITYGASNEVSESEVVEAAKAANAHDFIAGLKDGYDTWCGDKGVQLSGGQKQRIAIARAILKNPVVLLLDEATSALDSQSEKVVQDALERLMVGRTSVVVAHRLSTIQNCDLIAVLDKGKVVEKGTHSSLFSKRPTGIYYSLVRLQAQRTTQNSATATTAAFS; via the exons ATGGGGACCGAGGAAAATAGCAAGAAAAGCAGAGATCATGTTGGGTCCATACGCTCGATTTTCATGCATGCAGACCGTGTAGATTGGTTGTTGATGGTTCTTGGGTTCATTGGGTCCATTGGTGATGGGTTCTCAACGCCTCTTGTGCTGTTCGTGACTAGCAAATTGATGAATAATCTTGGAGGAACATCTTCTTCTCCTGAAGCCTTCACTCATGCCATTAACAAG AACGCGCTGGCGCTTTGTTACCTGGCCTGTGGACAATGGGTTGTCTCTTTCCTCG AGGGATATTGTTGGACAAGAACTGGTGAGAGACAAGCCACGAGAATGAGAGCAAGATACTTGAAAGCCGTGCTAAGACAAGATGTTGGTTACTTTGATTTGCATGTAACAAGTACATCCGAAGTCATCACAAGTGTCTCCAACGATAGCCTTGTAATTCAGGATGCTCTTAGTGAAAAG GTGCCAAACTTTTTGATGAACGTTGCAATGTTCTTTGGGTGCTACATAATCGGATTCGTTTTGCTATGGAGGCTAGCAATCGTGGGACTTCCTTTTGTTGTGATCTTAGTAATTCCTGGTCTAGTGTATGGACGGACTCTGATGGGAATAGCTAGAAAGACAAGAGAAGAGTATAACAAGTCGGGCACAATAGCAGAGCAGGCAATATCTTCAATTAGGACTGTCTTTGCCTTTGTCGGCGAGGCCAAAACCATAGCTGCATACTCTGCAGCTTTGGAGTTTTCAGTTAAATTGGGGTTAAGACAGGGGCTCGCAAAGGGCTTGGCTATCGGGAGCAATGGTGTTGTTTTCGGTATTTGGTCTTTTATGTCTTATTATGGCAGCAGAATGGTCATGTACCATGGCTCTGCGGGAGGAACTGTTTTTGCTGTCGGTGCCGCCATAGCCGTGGGTGGCTT GGCTCTTGGTGCTGGATTGTCGAATGTGAAGTACTTCTCGGAAGCATCTTCAGCTGGAGAACGTATCGTGGAGATGATAAAGAGAGTCCCGAAAATAGATCTAGAGAACATGGAAGGTGAGACTTTGGAAAATGTTACAGGCGAAGTAGAATTCAGGCATGTGGAATTCGCTTATCCATCAAGGCCAGAGAGCATGATCTTCAAGGACTTTTGCCTAAGAATCCCAGCAGGGAAGACGGTGGCCCTGGTGGGAGGTAGTGGGTCGGGGAAATCAACAGTGATTGCACTGCTGCAGAGATTTTACGACCCACTAGGCGGTGAGATACTTGTTGATGGCATCGCTGTTGACAAGCTGCAACTCAAGTGGTTAAGGTCACAGATGGGTTTGGTGAGCCAGGAGCCTGCTCTGTTCGCCACAACTATCAAAGAGAACATCCTTTTTGGGAAGGAAGACGCCACCATAGATGAGGTTGTTGAGGCGGCGAAAGCTTCTAACGCCCATAACTTCATCAGTCATTTGCCACAGGAGTATGATACCCAG GTTGGCGAGAGAGGGGTTCAGATGTCAGGAGGACAGAAGCAGAGAATTGCGATTGCACGAGCAATAATCAAAGCACCGAGAATCCTCCTCCTGGATGAGGCAACAAGCGCTCTGGACTCTGAATCGGAACGTGTTGTCCAAGAAGCTCTAGATAAGGCTGCCGTGGGTCGAACCACAATCATCATCGCTCACCGTCTCTCCACAATCCGCAACGCCGATGTGATTGCCGTGGTCCAAGATGGTCAGATCATGGAAAGCGGTTCTCATGGCGAACTGATGGAAAATGAAAACGGTCTCTACACATCTCTTGTCCTTCTTCAGCAAACAGAagaggaaaaaactaatgaagacgCCAGCACTGATATTTCACCCCCATCTCTTGTTTCAAACATGGACGTGAACAATGCTAGCAGTCGTAGACTGTCAATTGTTAGCAGGTCAAGCTCTCAGAACTCAGTAACACCAAGTCGAGTCTCACTCACTGCTGGAGAGAATGCCCTGGTTGAGGAACAAGAACTTCCAGTACCGTCATTCAGAAGGTTGCTAGCTTTGAATCTACCAGAATGGAAACAAGCTAGCATTGGGTGTTTAGGTGCCATTATATTTGGTGGTGTTCAACCCTTATATGCATTTACAATGGGGTCAATGATATCCATATATTTTCTGGCAGATCATAGTGAGATCAaggagaagataaggatttatTCGCTGTGTTTTCTGGGCTTGGCGTTTTTGTCGCTGATAGTTAATGTACTTCAGCATTATAATTTTGCATATATGGGCGAGCATTTAACGAAGAGGATTAGAGAGAGGATGCTTTCAAAGATTCTCACCTTCGAAGTTGGATGGTTTGATCAAGACAAGAATTCGAGTGGGGCAATTTGCTCGAGGCTTGCCACAGATGCTCATGTG GTGAGATCTCTAGTGGGAGACCGGATGGCTCTTCTTGTACAGACAATCTCTGCCGTGACCATAGCCTGCACCATGGGCCTTATCATTGCCTGGAGGCTAGCGGTTGTGATGATTGCAGTCCAACCCATTATTATAGTCTGCTTTTATGTCCGGCGAGTTCTACTGACAAGCATGTCTCAGAAGGCCATCAAAGCACAAGATGAAAGTACCAAGCTTGCTGCAGACGCAGTTTCCAACCTTCGAACCATCACCGCCTTCTCCTCTCAAGACCGGATCCTGAAGATGCTCGGAAAAGCCCAAGAAGGTCCCCGAAAAGAGAACATTAGACAGTCGTGGTATGCTGGTATTGGGCTCGGGACCTCTCAAAGCCTGATGTCGTGCACTTGGGCGCTCGATTTTTGGTACGGTGGCAGACTCATCTCTCAAGGTTACATCACAGCGAAAGCCCTGTTCGAGACCTTCATGATCCTCGTGAGCACTGGTCGAGTAATAGCCGATGCTGGAAGCATGACGACGGATCTGGCCAAGGGGTCAAATTCCATCCGGTCAGTCTTCGCCGTGCTGGATCGTTACACGAGAATCGAACCAGAGGACCCTGAAGGTTACCAGCCCGCAGAAATAAAAGGGCATTTAGAGCTTTGTGACGTTGATTTTGCATACCCGGCCAGGCCCGATGTCATGATCTTCAAAGGCTTCTCAATCAGCATTGAGGCAGGGAAATCAACCGCATTGGTTGGGCAAAGTGGGTCGGGAAAATCAACTATCATCGGATTAATTGAACGTTTTTATGATCCACTAAGGGGCACAGTAAAAATAGACGGCCGGGACATTCGCTCATACCACCTGAGGTCACTGAGGAAGTACATTGCTCTTGTTAGTCAAGAACCCACGTTATTTGCCGGCACGGTCAAGGAAAACATCACATACGGTGCATCCAATGAGGTGAGTGAATCGGAGGTGGTGGAGGCAGCTAAAGCAGCAAATGCTCACGATTTCATCGCCGGATTAAAAGATGGATATGACACGTGGTGTGGAGACAAGGGAGTGCAGCTATCTGGGGGCCAAAAACAACGTATTGCAATAGCCCGTGCCATACTGAAAAATCCAGTGGTCTTGCTGTTAGATGAGGCGACCAGCGCGCTTGACAGCCAGTCGGAGAAGGTTGTTCAAGATGCCCTGGAGCGTCTGATGGTGGGGAGGACAAGCGTAGTTGTGGCGCATAGGTTAAGTACCATTCAGAATTGTGATCTCATCGCAGTCCTGGATAAAGGGAAGGTGGTGGAGAAAGGGACTCACTCATCTTTGTTCTCGAAGAGACCCACCGGGATTTACTACTCGTTAGTACGTCTCCAGGCCCAGAGGACAACACAAAACAGCGCCACCGCCACGACCGCCGCGTTCAGTTAA